atgaGCGGAAACTTAATTCACATGTAGTTATGCGTTTTCGCTTGAAAAATAGGAACATAGAAGGAACTTAAGGGAGGAACCTACCAACGCTGTTAGCAGGAGTCATGCACAAGACAGAACCTGTGTGATTAGGAAATATAAAGAGAAAAGGTATGTAAGCACGACACATTTCAGTTTGATTAATGCCAGCATGAGTCAACATAAACAGAGCTTTAGCTTTgctgacaaaaaacacacaacttgtcaaaaaagaagaagaaaaagacccCCTGGTCTGTAAAAGGTCCTAAATGTaggtaaatatttgtttaagaCTTGAGCAAAAATGCAGGAGCAGTGTGTGAGAAACACTCCTTGCTTTAATAGCTagcaaaaccataaaaagcAGGAATAATTTGGCATAATTGCTCTTATCGGTGTCTCCCGTCATTGTGGGGGAATTTTAATCCAGTTGTTTACCTCTCGGCTCCAGTTCCAGCTTGTTCGGGCGCAGCTAATTTAAAGTCCAAAGCAACTTTGtggtacttttatttttcatgactAATTTCCTAGCATATGTTTGGGATCATTTTCGGTCCAGCCTTAatgctgtgttgttgttttttttaaaagactatTCCAGAAGTCTTTTGGTTTGTTCAGACGTGACTTCGCTCTCCTAGCAGCTCCTCCAAACAAAGACACGTCGAGTCTAACGCGTCTCGGCGTCTCCGAGCGCGACGCAGtttgaccttggggtgaattcaGTGGGACTACCACTCCTGGGAAGACCTCCTTCCccagactgatgggcagcaATCATTGCTTTTCTAAGATCGTCGCTGGtgtcttttcttcttcactTTGTGTGAACGCAAACCTGAATCATCCGAAGCTTTCTGCCTTTACAGAGCATCCTACACCTGCTGACGCTCAGCTAGCCATGTAGCagcttttgttaaataaataatggcacCATGCGATGTGCCCCATCTTGTTcgtttaaggttttatttacaacagaTTAAATACTTGGTAAAAGCTCTGCCATGAAAGAGACTAATTACCTTTAACCAAttactttaatttcatttagTGCTGTCGTGGTTATCTGTATCACTAGTAAAAGATCAGGTCACCGTCTTAATGTGCACATCGAGGCTGCACATTTGAAAAGAGGAAATGagctttttatattgtttttttccgTATCATAAGTGGATATAAAAACACTTAACAAAAATCAGTTCTGATGTGTGTATGccgctaaaaaaaaattaaatcagctgtgtggaagATATTTGCAAACCTGAAAGAATAAACAGAATATCCAGTTGATAAAAATCTCTTGGTATGATTCTCTTGGCAACGATattagattttgttgttttttttccttcttccatgtttagtttttggtcCGTGATTGCTTCTATGTTCATTACAGCCATGTCTACGCCTGCTGATGGTGCAACACTCAGCTTATTCATTCCAGGCCGGTTAATGGACAGACACACTCCCCGTCTATGAAAGCCCTTCTGGCTCTTCATAGAAGATCAGCTACTATTTACATAACTGGGTGGCGCATGCATGTTCTTATAGTCATGGagttaaacaacacaaaatgtgtATGGCAGCATTAAAACCCAAGAATACAGTGACCACACATGAAATCGATCATGAAAATGTGCATTAATGTTTTACCTGTAGGATAAAACGCTGCAGTggcctgctgcagctgtgtgttAGCCAAAGCCTGTTGGTAGTGCAACAAATTGGGGGCGAGGAGAGAGCTGGTCCAGCTGCTCTTATCAAGCGCCAGTCTCTTTGGTAGGGGCTGCAGGACACTGTGTGGAAAGCCctaaaaagtgacagaaagaaaaaatgaaaactccTTAAATTTCACATCCTTCTGTGCACATttagtatttcttttatttaaattgatgactaaacaataaaagtgaCTATTGACACATgatggacaaaaacacacagctgtaGGATGTGCTTGGAATAACGTATTAACCAAAATGTAGCACACGTTTCACATTTTAAGCATTAAAGCTTATTGATGGTGACAGTGCACACAAAGACTACATGAGACTTGAAGAGGCTGTAAACcacaatgacaaaataaaaagttatcaGAGTACAAATAATAGCTACATGCAAAGCAAAAGGTGAAAGTACCAGGTCTACAGTCGCCTCGAGGGGTCGCTTCATTGCTTTGGCAGTCGACTGAGTCTTTAAATAGCAGGCAGCGAGCACATGATGGCAGTGGGCCAATGGGATTCAAGCGCATTAACATACAGGTAACAGCAAGAAGAGGTGCACCATGGAGGACAGCATTGTGGATAGGTGAcagggggaaaacaaaaaacaaaataatctgaatgTAGTATACCACATAAAACATAATATACATGCacagtaataaaaaatgcattaaaaaggCACATTTAATGATTGTAAGTCAAAATTAGTCAATCAGTaaattcagaaaacacagatttatagCAATGGTGTGCAATGTATACCTTTGAATGTACACTGAGTAACCAATAACTAGAAATCAGAGTTGTTAATATaatccaaacacagcaaaatcAGTGTGGCTGGTCACACTTAATATTAGATTACAAACACAGATATTACGGCTTCCAGAAAGGGATACCAATGGAATACACAGCAAGCgcagaaaatgttgaaatgaaaGATGATTTGGTTTCACGAGAGCCAGCCCAAAGCAGTGTCACAAACCAACAGATGGACCATGCATCTAATATCATAAAAGCACTCGTTTAAAGGTGGAATGATGGCTGGTTCCTGAGTTTGTatggtaaataaaaatctaattgcTTTTATGAGcttgaaataaaacctaaacctCTTGccgcaacaaaaaaaatgcaactgtAAGCAACGATTGACGGTAATAGAGTGCGTATTGTTTCCTTTActaaacatttaacattaaatggtaaaaatcaTTGACCTCTACCAAGATTTAAACAAttcttttagcttaaaacttGCTGAGACACATGTTGATGACAGGAGCTTTGAAATAGGAAACAGGAAAATAGAAAGTCTCCCATTAGTTTAAGGGACTGACTATGGTGGCCTTAGTTTTGTACAATTTTCTGTGGAGTTTTCACTTAGTTTATCTAATCTTTTGATTGTATAAGAATCAGTTAACTGGAGTACATCATATTTAGGGATATTTGGGTGAACGTCCATTCACAAACAAACCTAGTTGCTTATGTGCTTTCAGAACATGTTCAGATGCTTGCCAACTAAGtatttctttaagctttaatacaatttaaaaaataaaaaaaagctccagcAATAGGCAGGATGTACTGGTCATCTGGGGATACAGCAGCTCTTCTTAATATCTTGGCATGAGATGATTTTCAAAAAGAGATTAACTGAGCTGTAAAGAAGTAATGGAGTGCATTTGGTTACAAAATGGTAGAGCTTGGCATTCATGGCTTGAGTGTGCAGGTATGTAACAATCTGAGAGCTTGTTTCAAAGCAAGGAGTGAGATGTTGGTTCAATAAGGACCAGAGGCTCTATAACAGAACAAGGTGGCCTGAAGACATCCCTGGCCAAGTAGTGGCACAGTggctgatgaaaacaaacacttttagaGACACCACTAGGAGAGGACGATGTCCTACCATGGCTGCAGCTGTGGCCTGGGCTGCCACTCCCGTCTGACTGACTTGCTGTTGGCTGGATTTGATTTTGGCCTGCAAGTGTGCAGGCGGGTGAAAGTACTTGCACTTCTCCCTGGAGCACCGGCTCTTGATGTAGTCCATGCAAACAGTGACTGTGTTATCAGTGCTGTCGATCATCGGGCTGTCACTGGGGTGAGCAAAGCGGCAGTCCGTCTCCCCCCGTGCGCAGTTTCCCCGCTGAAACTCACGACACACCTGAAACAGGAGAGATTAGGAAGACACTGAGAGCGGTTTAGCTTTCCACCCTGTAGCCAGCTTATGTCAAGCCAGACAATTATTAACGTTGCTCATTGCACCTTTTGGCCTTTGAATACCTCTAATTTGTCTGGACGCTGTAGCTTCTGtgatggagaagaagaagatgaggaagaggaggaggacgagcaCTGAACCGTGACAGCCGGACTGCCAGGAACAAGAACCGGGGGGCTGGAGAGGATGTCTGAGGGAATGAGGCTCATTCCGTGGCTCAAAGGTGTGATGTACGAACCATAGCCAAGACTCGCATTAGTGCCGAGACCCTGCGTAACAGGAAATGTCGACTATGAAGAGAGAGGGCATAGATTACACTAGAGTCAAGTATCGCCACATACAGGAACATCAAAGTCGGTTGTTAGGACCGTACCACAGGCTGCAGACTGGGGCCAGGGATCATGAGCTGCATCTGCTGGGCGAGCACCGCTGCTGCCGTCTTCTGCTGGATCAGATTGTTGCGCCCATTTATCTCTAACTGGGTTTTTAAGTGGGAAGGCGGATGGAGATACTTGCAGTTTTCTCTTGAGCATCTGCCCTGttgagagaaaacagagaaaaaataaagaggcGCTCAAATCCACCCTTGAATTCCTGGTCATAACATTTCACAGCCATTCTttgaaatgaatgtttttaaatctaaatcttgattttctctgtttgtaCAGAGATCATCTTCTCCCAAGACCAGTGCTGCATTTCACAAATGTATCAAGAACCATTCAATCAACAGCAAACTattgtggttttaatttttctatgCTGGTGCTCTAATTAGTGTTTTAATAGATGTTGCATGtccctttttctgtttaatcttgCCTGTTTAATCTCAGACTTCACCAAAGTCAAAGTGTTGGTATTCACCTGGCCTTGCATCACAATAGAGACATGTTTTACTGCACTGACATTGAACTCACATTGAACACCAGCTCTGAAGGAAGGTGATGTGCCAGAGAGTATTTCCACGCCAACATCACAGGAGGACAAGCTGGGCATCAGTCCGCCAAGCTCCTTTTAATGACGCTGACCCAGCTTGATGCGAGCTTTATTAAAACTAGacatgtttgatatttaaattttaacagtATTTGTCGTAgctgtgcttttgtttgaaTTAAATCTTTAACATCACGCAGGGATACGAAGCCATCCAGTGCTTTGTGCCGTATCCGACCTGAAACGGGTCCAGAAGCAGACCTATGTCTGCTCTGTGCCCTACATGGACGTGTCGATAACTCAGCAATGTTCCAATAGGGATCCAGAGAATGAGCTGAATGGACGGACGCTTCAGTGCAATCAAGCCCAACAGactgcacacacatgcacattaaGAAGCCCTGTCCATAACCAGCCCCACTTAGTAAATGTAGCAGCATGTCTGCATGTCACAGAATGGTTCTTAAACAAGAAGCCTCTGATCACTTATCAATACGTGCCTATATGACGTGTTTACTAGTTAAAATGTAGAACCTAcctcacaataaaaaaagactaacaaaGTTTCtgactgctttgtttttgcagttcataacctttacacCTTTTCATCAGTTCAGGtttgtagtagtagtagtttgCTCTGTGTTCCACAACACCATTACTAAAGACAACCGAAACAAGTTTTGCTCTCCTTTTCACTGTTTTACAGGTATTTCCTGACATAAAACGGCAGTGACATCGGCAAGACTTTGAGCAATGTTAGTGAAGATCACGAGATACTAGTTAAAGCACCAACGTGTGTGCACATTCTTCTCTGTAACTGTGTTGGGGCAAATGTCTGTAAATGAAGTTCATCGGCCATCGCTCTGATCTTCTTGCCTGAATTTAACATATTGTATGACAAAACTATTATCAAGACTGATAACCAGAGGAATAATGAGTTAGCGCTGACGATGGAGAAAGGATATGAATAGAAACAAGCACAAGTACTGATCACAGGAACAGGTAGCGCTTAATATTAGCTTCATCCTCACAAAGCTAATTCAAATCTTAGCTGCAGAAATTAAACACACTACTTTGAATTAAATGAAACGTTCATGACACCAATAAAATCCCCATAGTTCCATTCATTTATCCCTTAAGAGCCTATTCTTGAAGCCAATATAAATTTATTGGTTCCTAATATAATTCTGAGGTGGGTTTAAAGATTTAATGTTGTAAAAGGAATTATTTTGTCTCTGACCGTTGCTACAGCACCTTAAGCTACTGACATGTTTAAGCTTTTTTGTGTGGTGAGGGCTTAAAGAGCTATTTTGTGTtgtgtaaacacaaaatgtgtgagcgtgtgtgtaaatgtacgacagtttaaaaaaaaaaaagcttttgtaaTGTTTACATATGCAACGACGCCAGGTGCAGTTCAGCCGTAGAGGCTTTGTCTGCTGAAAGCTGGAAAACCAGAATATGAAATTCTTTGCAAAAGTATAAGTTTCTGTGctttagtttcatttagttAGCGTGTTTGATACAACTCTGCTGAAGAAACCTTTAATAAGGTCATTAATAACAACAAGAGAGGAGGATTAACAACACAACCCACATTCAGGGAGGAACGTCTAACTCACCGTTCCACGTCTACACAACACTGAAAATACAATATCTGAAATACAAAGAAgtctaaaaaaatctaaactcatTTGTTGGACTGCAAGATTAGTTTAGATTAAATCAAAGTGATCAAGATGTGCAGTGCATTGCACGTCTGTGACTATCTGTTTAATATTGCGTGGTTTTATATAAAGGACTGAGGTAACCACTCAGACTTCTGGCCACCAGGGCACAGGCCGGCGCTGCGTACATGTAGAGTAAAGCGATAAGGCATTGACTTAGTGTGGGAATAATCCAGAGTTCAAAGCCGCATCGGGATGCGATAGTGAATGTGTTGGGGCGGATTAAGGCAGCGTTGGGCCCATCCTGGGCAAGCAGGACGATAAACTGGCTCTATCCCAATTGGCTGTAAGATTTATTTTGAACTCGTCTGCATCAGATTATTGATTAGAAGAACGTTTAATGAGTATTTTGGTGTATTTATAGAAAAGTGTGGCACTGGAGCGTTGTGTAACACAGAGACTGCAGACGCTCTGTGTGGATGTGCAGGCATCTTAATGCAACAGGAGACGTTATTAGGCCGGATAAAGGACTTAAAGCAGACAGGATTATTTTTCTAagtgttagttttgtttgttgagcCTGTGGCTTCGAGGGTATTTGTTGGGAAGGGGCAGCTAATTGATCCCACTCTGCCACAAGAGGAGTTTGAGTACTCAGGAGATTacaaaaggacagaaaaaactaattatgtATAAAACATGTTGAAATCTAGCATAAGGCTGTGGCTGCAAGGAACAGCTATTTTATCATTCATTAATCTGCACATTTCTTTCTTAGTCATTTAATCGATGAATCATTATAAATAATGGACAACAATTGGGTTAGCTCAAAGAGatgtctttgtattttgttttgtcaccaGTCAACAGAACAAATAGGGCTTTTTTGATAAACTGTTCAACTTTTATTGACACTAAAATAGAACCAAAGTaaaatttgttagttttattttaatagacCAATGTAATAACAACTGCTGGCTCCAGtactacaaaaataaaccattagTTTCTTTTGCAGTCAATAAATTGAATATTTATAGATGAAGTAGTTTTGAAAGtgattaaagggatagttctgaCCTTTAAgttgtggttctgtggaaatattatgaacaattattgtattacctgctgtagatagctctttgaacaacctaaAGTATAAGTTCTCTTACCTTTCTAACACAAAGAATTGAACAAAAAGTCACACATTTCAAATAATTAATGGAGACACTTGAGTTTTTGAATCAATCCCGTATCTTACCTTCAGCGAGTCGAAGCAGGCAATAACTCTCCCATTTTCCACCTGGCAGCTCTTGGGCGGATGTGCGAACTTGCATTCCTTATCACTACGCGAACAGTTTCCTCGCTGAAACTGGCGACAGACCTCCAGcgtcagccattttgtgtccCTTACTGAAGACATACTCAACGCCATGCCCGAGAGGGTTGTCAGCACACAGAACGTTACAGAGCGTTACACCTTACCGCTTGAAAAAGCACGCACTAAAAACTggagttgaatttttttttttttaaaaagagttagCTGTAAACGCAGCCCGGTCCTCTTTTAAAACAGCCTAATGCCATCAGCTGGAGCCGAACGTTGGTTTATCATTGACAAATCATCCATCTGAAATAATCAACAgcagatgttctttttttccccctttttgcTGCAGTAAGTTTGAGCTGTATATTCTTGAAGTCAAAGTGTCAAACAAGTGTAGAAgcacaacttttcttttttgctttagtGAAACATTCTCAGGTCATTTTTCACCGTCCTCTTCCCTTCCTATGTTATGGCTCAAACTCAACAATCTTCTCGGAGCTGAAGGTGAAACTGACACCAAGCGGAGGTCTCCTGTGTTAGCGGTCGAGTACGTCTTTAGAAAGAGTGTGGACCGACTGTGACTATGGACCAGTTTCAGTTTGGAGTCGTCTTCTCAAAGGCACTTCTACTGCTGACCTggaaagacagagaaaagaaaaacatactgtaaaataatgtttttgtagaaatgCTCTatatgtctaaaaaaaacacatttacaccaTCCAGGTGATCagatgaaacaataaataggATCTTTACTAGTTATTTTAAAGTAAGCTCTTACATTTCTGTTCAACCTTTTTCAAAtgtgttcctttttatttcaaactacaGTTTTTTATGAAGTTATAAAtcttttacagtgttttttccATACAAATTGTGTAAAGATAAATGACCAATAAGGTCAGACATCACCTAGAACCATCAATGGAAGGAAGAAATAGAGGGCCATTGACtcaatggtaaaaaaaaatgataattgcTACCAGaagcacatttttcttctttcctttccaTTTCTAATTTTCATCCCAGACATGGCAACACCTACCCCAGCTggcacaaaatgaaaacacaacacacaccagTCAATCACGGCGCCAAACcgccagaaacagaaaacaaatggtGTCAAATTCGAATAACAAATTATCCTAATGTCCTGACAGTGGAAATCCAAACCCTAAAGTAAAAGACCGGCGTGAACAACTTCAACACCATGTAGACATGTAAACCCCTATCaactgtatttttcatttatggaCAAAGTTTTGCTCGTACAAACCTTTAAAcacagaattttgttttaaaataaaaccataaaatccataaataacaacaacttATTTGATTCTTTTACCCCAAAAGAGCTACAATTTCAATTTGATCCTCTATCTACTCCTTTAAACCTTATATTACACTAAATTGGTGAGTAAAATGCTCCAACTCATAAAACTGGACAACACTGTACTTGCATGGTGTATGGAACCACAAAGTACATAAAGTACACCCTCGAGAAATGCTTACCTCAGTAAAAAAGTGTCTTATCTTTCTCTTCTATCTAAACACCAAAGTTCTGCCTGTATCTCAATGgacagtttgtattttaactTAGAAATGCCATAttataaacacatttcagacattttttttcaagccGTGTTACCTCAGTAGATATTTGCACGCTATGTGACGAGCTCTAAGCCgtggctgtttgttttagttggaATATGCAGCTGAGTGGTGTCCTGGGAATCAATAACTCAATAACAATATGTGAACGTTTCCACGCTTCAATCCATACTTTTACGGTCCATTTGTACCAAACTTTGCTTACCATAACAGCTTGAACTGCATTTATTAATGCAAACTTTTCTCCCTCTGCTTTATTTAAAGACTCTGTTTTCCCCAGATCTGTTAATAAGATTAAATGAACAACTGGTGAGATGTGCTGACTCAAAACCCAACAGATCACATGcagcaacacacaaaaaacacacatccaCACCCCATGTTTGGATTAGAACAGGAACCGGAGAGACAAACCTGCTCAGGAAGTTGctgagagcaggaaaaaaacaaacaaaagcaaaaaaaaacaaaacaaaaaaaaaccctacctCACTAGCTGGATAAATCTGATCAAAAGGTGAAAAGTTTCTCCGCTGAGAGCAACTCAGCAGATATGAAACCAAACAGCAGACGTGTAAAACAAAATACGCTTTTTCCTTCTTCTACCTTTGGGCAGCGGCTCATGCAGTGCCACTGCACACTGCAGCAAATTCCTTTAGGCGCAAGACAGGAAACGGAGCACGAAAACCTGCCTCTGTCACATCATGCGGCAGGAA
This genomic stretch from Kryptolebias marmoratus isolate JLee-2015 linkage group LG6, ASM164957v2, whole genome shotgun sequence harbors:
- the LOC108239772 gene encoding muscleblind-like protein 2a isoform X3, giving the protein MALSMSSVRDTKWLTLEVCRQFQRGNCSRSDKECKFAHPPKSCQVENGRVIACFDSLKGRCSRENCKYLHPPSHLKTQLEINGRNNLIQQKTAAAVLAQQMQLMIPGPSLQPVGLGTNASLGYGSYITPLSHGMSLIPSDILSSPPVLVPGSPAVTVQCSSSSSSSSSSSPSQKLQRPDKLEVCREFQRGNCARGETDCRFAHPSDSPMIDSTDNTVTVCMDYIKSRCSREKCKYFHPPAHLQAKIKSSQQQVSQTGVAAQATAAAMTQSTAKAMKRPLEATVDLGFPHSVLQPLPKRLALDKSSWTSSLLAPNLLHYQQALANTQLQQATAAFYPTGSVLCMTPANSVDHPQVTTGSGSRCRVAAGKGPEQPVCKYSANNTHSKEQAAC
- the LOC108239772 gene encoding muscleblind-like protein 2a isoform X1, giving the protein MALSMSSVRDTKWLTLEVCRQFQRGNCSRSDKECKFAHPPKSCQVENGRVIACFDSLKGRCSRENCKYLHPPSHLKTQLEINGRNNLIQQKTAAAVLAQQMQLMIPGPSLQPVSTFPVTQGLGTNASLGYGSYITPLSHGMSLIPSDILSSPPVLVPGSPAVTVQCSSSSSSSSSSSPSQKLQRPDKLEVCREFQRGNCARGETDCRFAHPSDSPMIDSTDNTVTVCMDYIKSRCSREKCKYFHPPAHLQAKIKSSQQQVSQTGVAAQATAAAMTQSTAKAMKRPLEATVDLGFPHSVLQPLPKRLALDKSSWTSSLLAPNLLHYQQALANTQLQQATAAFYPTGSVLCMTPANSVDHPQVTTGSGSRCRVAAGKGPEQPVCKYSANNTHSKEQAAC
- the LOC108239772 gene encoding muscleblind-like protein 2a isoform X2, with the translated sequence MALSMSSVRDTKWLTLEVCRQFQRGNCSRSDKECKFAHPPKSCQVENGRVIACFDSLKGRCSRENCKYLHPPSHLKTQLEINGRNNLIQQKTAAAVLAQQMQLMIPGPSLQPVSTFPVTQGLGTNASLGYGSYITPLSHGMSLIPSDILSSPPVLVPGSPAVTVQCSSSSSSSSSSSPSQKLQRPDKLEVCREFQRGNCARGETDCRFAHPSDSPMIDSTDNTVTVCMDYIKSRCSREKCKYFHPPAHLQAKIKSSQQQVSQTGVAAQATAAAMTQSTAKAMKRPLEATVDLGFPHSVLQPLPKRLALDKSSWTSSLLAPNLLHYQQALANTQLQQATAAFYPTGSVLCMTPANSVVPMMYSATPATVSAATTPATSVPYAATAPANQIILK
- the LOC108239772 gene encoding muscleblind-like protein 2a isoform X6 gives rise to the protein MALSMSSVRDTKWLTLEVCRQFQRGNCSRSDKECKFAHPPKSCQVENGRVIACFDSLKGRCSRENCKYLHPPSHLKTQLEINGRNNLIQQKTAAAVLAQQMQLMIPGPSLQPVSTFPVTQGLGTNASLGYGSYITPLSHGMSLIPSDILSSPPVLVPGSPAVTVQCSSSSSSSSSSSPSQKLQRPDKLEVCREFQRGNCARGETDCRFAHPSDSPMIDSTDNTVTVCMDYIKSRCSREKCKYFHPPAHLQAKIKSSQQQVSQTGVAAQATAAAMGFPHSVLQPLPKRLALDKSSWTSSLLAPNLLHYQQALANTQLQQATAAFYPTGSVLCMTPANSVDHPQVTTGSGSRCRVAAGKGPEQPVCKYSANNTHSKEQAAC
- the LOC108239772 gene encoding muscleblind-like protein 2a isoform X7, encoding MALSMSSVRDTKWLTLEVCRQFQRGNCSRSDKECKFAHPPKSCQVENGRVIACFDSLKGRCSRENCKYLHPPSHLKTQLEINGRNNLIQQKTAAAVLAQQMQLMIPGPSLQPVSTFPVTQGLGTNASLGYGSYITPLSHGMSLIPSDILSSPPVLVPGSPAVTVQCSSSSSSSSSSSPSQKLQRPDKLEVCREFQRGNCARGETDCRFAHPSDSPMIDSTDNTVTVCMDYIKSRCSREKCKYFHPPAHLQAKIKSSQQQVSQTGVAAQATAAAMGFPHSVLQPLPKRLALDKSSWTSSLLAPNLLHYQQALANTQLQQATAAFYPTGSVLCMTPANSVVPMMYSATPATVSAATTPATSVPYAATAPANQIILK
- the LOC108239772 gene encoding muscleblind-like protein 2 isoform X8, giving the protein MALSMSSVRDTKWLTLEVCRQFQRGNCSRSDKECKFAHPPKSCQVENGRVIACFDSLKGRCSRENCKYLHPPSHLKTQLEINGRNNLIQQKTAAAVLAQQMQLMIPGPSLQPVSTFPVTQGLGTNASLGYGSYITPLSHGMSLIPSDILSSPPVLVPGSPAVTVQCSSSSSSSSSSSPSQKLQRPDKLEVCREFQRGNCARGETDCRFAHPSDSPMIDSTDNTVTVCMDYIKSRCSREKCKYFHPPAHLQAKIKSSQQQVSQTGVAAQATAAAMGFPHSVLQPLPKRLALDKSSWTSSLLAPNLLHYQQALANTQLQQATAAFYPTVPMMYSATPATVSAATTPATSVPYAATAPANQIILK
- the LOC108239772 gene encoding muscleblind-like protein 2a isoform X4, whose product is MALSMSSVRDTKWLTLEVCRQFQRGNCSRSDKECKFAHPPKSCQVENGRVIACFDSLKGRCSRENCKYLHPPSHLKTQLEINGRNNLIQQKTAAAVLAQQMQLMIPGPSLQPVSTFPVTQGLGTNASLGYGSYITPLSHGMSLIPSDILSSPPVLVPGSPAVTVQCSSSSSSSSSSSPSQKLQRPDKLEVCREFQRGNCARGETDCRFAHPSDSPMIDSTDNTVTVCMDYIKSRCSREKCKYFHPPAHLQAKIKSSQQQVSQTGVAAQATAAAMTQSTAKAMKRPLEATVDLGFPHSVLQPLPKRLALDKSSWTSSLLAPNLLHYQQALANTQLQQATAAFYPTDHPQVTTGSGSRCRVAAGKGPEQPVCKYSANNTHSKEQAAC
- the LOC108239772 gene encoding muscleblind-like protein 2a isoform X5, which gives rise to MALSMSSVRDTKWLTLEVCRQFQRGNCSRSDKECKFAHPPKSCQVENGRVIACFDSLKGRCSRENCKYLHPPSHLKTQLEINGRNNLIQQKTAAAVLAQQMQLMIPGPSLQPVSTFPVTQGLGTNASLGYGSYITPLSHGMSLIPSDILSSPPVLVPGSPAVTVQCSSSSSSSSSSSPSQKLQRPDKLEVCREFQRGNCARGETDCRFAHPSDSPMIDSTDNTVTVCMDYIKSRCSREKCKYFHPPAHLQAKIKSSQQQVSQTGVAAQATAAAMTQSTAKAMKRPLEATVDLGFPHSVLQPLPKRLALDKSSWTSSLLAPNLLHYQQALANTQLQQATAAFYPTVPMMYSATPATVSAATTPATSVPYAATAPANQIILK